A window from bacterium encodes these proteins:
- a CDS encoding protein-glutamate O-methyltransferase CheR: MNLLSEVRDMTDAEYRLLNEFVSNLYGISFPNERRRLLESRLKPRLQALDMNRFMDYYLLLQYAFEDEVTTFTRLITNNESYFFRETRQFDALLKQAWPDLVKGVTNGSPVRILCAGCSSGEEPYTLRIFSETHRLTPELPLQIDGLDIDADRLAAARKAEYTQTSLRATSEPQIRRFFSRTGSDHYMLNRALLEDTKFSLGNILDLRTFPTAGGYDVLFCRNVLIYFSERALHRAIDNFASVLRPGGLLFLGHAESIIGLSDAFETVRFDRCIAYRRRP, encoded by the coding sequence ATGAACCTGCTTTCCGAGGTCCGCGACATGACCGATGCGGAGTACAGGCTCCTCAACGAGTTCGTGTCGAATCTCTACGGGATCTCGTTTCCCAACGAGAGACGACGCCTGCTCGAGTCGAGGCTCAAGCCGAGACTACAGGCGCTCGACATGAATCGCTTCATGGATTACTACCTGCTCCTGCAGTACGCCTTCGAGGACGAAGTTACGACCTTCACAAGACTGATCACCAACAATGAGTCGTATTTCTTCCGCGAGACGCGACAGTTCGATGCGCTTCTCAAGCAAGCCTGGCCCGACCTCGTCAAGGGCGTCACCAACGGCAGTCCGGTGCGCATCCTCTGCGCCGGCTGCTCATCCGGAGAGGAGCCCTACACACTCAGAATCTTCTCCGAAACTCATCGACTGACACCTGAGCTGCCGCTGCAGATCGACGGCCTCGACATCGACGCCGATCGGCTGGCGGCCGCTCGCAAGGCCGAATACACCCAGACCTCCCTGCGCGCCACCAGCGAGCCTCAGATTCGGCGGTTCTTTTCACGCACGGGTTCCGATCACTACATGCTCAATCGCGCGCTCCTGGAGGACACGAAGTTCTCGTTGGGTAATATCCTCGACCTTCGGACTTTTCCGACTGCCGGTGGCTACGATGTTCTCTTCTGCAGAAACGTGCTGATCTATTTCTCCGAGCGAGCTCTTCATCGGGCGATCGACAACTTTGCCAGCGTCTTGCGCCCGGGCGGGCTGCTCTTTCTCGGACACGCCGAGTCGATCATCGGTCTTTCGGACGCTTTCGAAACCGTCCGCTTCGACCGCTGTATCGCGTACCGGCGGCGACCATGA
- a CDS encoding purine-binding chemotaxis protein CheW yields the protein MSPTKPTDALGNERRGQDDASQAILAFADRLRSSRTVQPEQRMTFESWVAFKVSSRTMALPVSHVREILRLTELTGVPNAPRQVAGVMNLRGHVLPVIDTHALLGLRHQLATDSSRILVFLLDNRAVGLIVDDVTGLEKLPAELFQSVTDNEPLAQLARGHFAHGDQEPLLLLEPARLLAGNNLAFN from the coding sequence GTGAGCCCGACCAAGCCAACCGACGCCTTAGGCAACGAGCGCAGAGGCCAAGACGACGCCTCTCAGGCGATCCTGGCTTTCGCCGATCGCCTGAGATCCTCGAGGACCGTCCAGCCCGAGCAGCGGATGACCTTCGAAAGCTGGGTGGCTTTCAAAGTGTCCTCCCGCACCATGGCACTTCCGGTCAGCCACGTACGAGAGATCTTGCGGCTCACGGAGCTCACCGGAGTCCCGAACGCCCCCAGGCAGGTGGCCGGTGTAATGAACCTACGCGGCCATGTCCTGCCGGTAATCGACACCCATGCGTTGCTCGGCCTGCGGCATCAGCTCGCAACCGATTCGAGCCGCATTCTGGTTTTTCTTCTGGACAACCGCGCCGTCGGACTCATCGTCGACGACGTGACCGGGCTCGAGAAACTTCCGGCCGAGCTCTTCCAGAGCGTCACCGACAACGAGCCGTTGGCGCAGTTGGCCCGGGGCCACTTCGCGCACGGCGACCAAGAACCTCTGCTCCTCCTGGAACCGGCGCGACTGCTTGCCGGGAACAACCTGGCCTTCAACTAG
- a CDS encoding response regulator, which translates to MFDVMLRGHELVHAVDGVEGLQRLAEHPDVNLILLDINMPRMNGLEFLDEIKRNQALSEIPVVVVSTEGKEEDTQRAIDMGASEYITKPFRGESVLEVVSKMTMSGVSD; encoded by the coding sequence ATGTTCGACGTCATGCTGCGCGGGCATGAATTGGTTCATGCGGTCGACGGAGTCGAAGGCCTCCAGAGACTGGCGGAGCACCCGGATGTGAATCTCATTCTGCTGGACATCAACATGCCGCGGATGAACGGACTCGAGTTCCTCGACGAGATCAAACGCAACCAGGCGCTGTCCGAGATTCCGGTCGTGGTGGTTTCGACCGAGGGCAAGGAAGAAGACACTCAGCGGGCGATCGATATGGGGGCGAGCGAATACATAACGAAACCCTTCCGAGGCGAGAGCGTGCTCGAGGTCGTTTCCAAGATGACGATGAGTGGCGTCAGCGACTAG
- the cheB gene encoding chemotaxis-specific protein-glutamate methyltransferase CheB, whose protein sequence is MRRIRVAIADDSAFIRKALVRILEADRRLVVVGTATCGEELLDHLDEWAPDVISLDLSMPGIGGLRTLDRIMEQRPTPVIILSTHAREDAPLTIEALHRGAVDFIDKQRYSLVDFQSLSRILIERILEIAGKDEVPRSSVSQDETGPEAPGAPARLAATEASKSFSHDLLIIAASTGGPIAIQTVLEGLAPKPPVPIVLIQHMPPDFTGAFAERLNNHLPFAVRHASDGELLLHGTAYVAPGGYQLQFKKTRLGLAAVVTEDSMSQEHSPSADVTFASAAEAVGSRVLATILTGMGKDGAHGLARLTDQGAHAIAQDRKSSIIFGMPRAAIERGGVADVLPLHEIGPRLSELLRAEIVEPASTK, encoded by the coding sequence ATGAGACGGATCCGCGTCGCGATAGCCGATGACTCGGCCTTCATTCGCAAGGCGCTGGTCCGAATCCTCGAAGCCGATCGCCGGTTGGTTGTCGTCGGCACCGCGACCTGCGGAGAGGAGCTTCTCGACCATCTCGACGAGTGGGCGCCGGATGTGATCAGTCTCGATCTATCCATGCCGGGCATTGGGGGTCTGCGCACGCTCGACCGGATCATGGAGCAGCGCCCGACGCCGGTGATCATCCTGTCCACCCACGCTCGCGAAGATGCGCCGCTGACCATAGAGGCCCTGCACCGAGGAGCGGTGGATTTCATCGACAAGCAAAGGTACTCGCTCGTCGACTTCCAGTCGCTGAGCCGAATCCTGATCGAGCGAATCCTGGAGATCGCCGGAAAGGACGAGGTTCCCCGATCTTCCGTCAGCCAGGATGAGACCGGACCAGAGGCTCCAGGAGCGCCCGCCCGGTTGGCCGCCACCGAGGCGAGCAAGTCCTTTTCCCACGATCTGCTGATCATCGCCGCGTCCACCGGCGGTCCGATAGCGATTCAAACCGTGCTGGAAGGACTCGCGCCCAAGCCGCCGGTGCCGATCGTTCTGATCCAGCACATGCCGCCGGATTTCACCGGGGCTTTCGCCGAGCGGCTGAACAACCACCTACCCTTTGCGGTACGCCACGCCTCCGATGGCGAGCTCCTCCTTCACGGGACCGCCTACGTGGCTCCGGGGGGCTATCAGCTCCAGTTCAAGAAGACCCGTCTTGGTCTCGCCGCAGTCGTGACCGAAGATTCGATGAGCCAGGAACACAGCCCGTCGGCCGATGTCACCTTCGCGTCCGCCGCCGAAGCGGTGGGCTCGCGTGTCCTGGCGACGATCCTCACCGGCATGGGCAAGGACGGCGCGCACGGGCTGGCGAGGCTCACCGACCAGGGCGCACACGCCATCGCCCAGGACCGCAAGAGCTCGATCATATTCGGCATGCCCAGGGCTGCCATTGAGCGCGGCGGGGTTGCGGACGTACTGCCGCTGCACGAGATAGGGCCGCGCCTTTCCGAGTTGCTGCGTGCCGAGATCGTAGAGCCGGCGAGCACCAAGTGA
- a CDS encoding HAMP domain-containing protein has product MFRKVSIRARIVFLPLLAGLAFLALFLLVRQSGDRYNSLMGEIEGGYFPALSLSHDLAQSLGSVQRAFDEAGVSGSTESLDTAEALRKSFLARVTSGTGNVTLDNDLLTAVRREFQTYYETGLEATLTLIQNGPTEDSLPQLEATSKAYQRVETRLDRLGANQSRELHAALTTARQQGLDTTIRLSLLLGGALIVLFALSYFIVQSVTKPLSRALRAADAMAQGDVETDISVDSNDEVGQFMRSLQETVLYLREMAGAANRIAKGEFSVRVEPRSQKDSFGRAFQTMASNLQEMIGNLKTSSEQVLSAADQISVSAVQISEGAESQSSATEQTSSTMVEIAAQIDTVGQSIQSLASNVEETSSSIQEMSVTSDEVASHSEGLLSAVEETSATIEEMTASIQSIANKVDFVDRVSRESAEAAQLGGTRLSEVIGGIEASTGDIGKIVRIIEEIADQTNLLALNAAIEAARAGDAGRGFGVVADEVKRLAEKSVDSTRDIARFVENVQKDTQEAVQLIHSVLDEIVESVTKTRGLVSEVSVATQEQRGGAAQILETSRNMQDITRQVAYAAKEQAQGARDVLSAVENMNEMTQQVAHSGSEQKRGGDMVVKAVDHIASIARSNVVTSEQLSLATVSLADQATRLQEIAGGFAV; this is encoded by the coding sequence ATGTTTCGCAAAGTAAGCATTCGAGCCCGGATCGTCTTCCTGCCGCTGCTGGCCGGCCTCGCCTTTCTGGCGCTGTTCCTGCTCGTTCGCCAGAGCGGCGATCGCTACAACAGCTTGATGGGAGAAATCGAGGGCGGCTACTTCCCCGCGCTCAGCTTGAGTCACGATCTCGCACAATCGCTGGGGTCGGTTCAACGTGCTTTCGACGAAGCTGGCGTTTCCGGCAGCACCGAGTCGCTCGACACCGCCGAAGCGCTGCGCAAGAGCTTTCTGGCACGAGTCACCTCCGGCACGGGCAACGTGACCCTCGACAATGATCTTCTTACGGCCGTCCGCCGGGAGTTCCAAACCTATTATGAAACCGGGCTCGAGGCGACGCTGACCCTTATTCAGAACGGTCCCACCGAAGACAGCCTGCCACAGCTCGAAGCGACTTCCAAAGCCTACCAACGTGTCGAGACCCGACTCGACCGGCTCGGGGCCAACCAGTCGCGCGAGCTCCACGCCGCTCTGACGACCGCACGCCAGCAGGGCCTCGACACCACCATCCGGCTCTCGCTACTTCTGGGTGGGGCGCTCATCGTGCTGTTCGCGCTCTCGTACTTCATCGTTCAGTCGGTGACCAAGCCCCTCTCACGGGCCCTGCGCGCGGCCGACGCCATGGCACAGGGTGATGTCGAAACCGACATCAGCGTCGACTCCAACGACGAAGTTGGGCAGTTCATGCGCTCGCTTCAGGAGACCGTCCTCTACCTTCGAGAGATGGCCGGGGCAGCGAATCGAATCGCAAAAGGCGAGTTCTCGGTCCGGGTCGAGCCCAGGTCACAGAAGGACAGCTTCGGCAGGGCCTTCCAGACCATGGCCTCCAACCTCCAGGAGATGATCGGCAATCTCAAAACCTCCTCGGAGCAGGTCCTGAGCGCCGCCGACCAGATCTCGGTATCGGCGGTGCAGATCAGCGAGGGCGCCGAGAGCCAATCCTCAGCCACCGAGCAGACCTCTTCCACGATGGTCGAGATCGCCGCCCAGATCGATACGGTCGGCCAATCCATCCAGTCCCTGGCGAGCAACGTCGAGGAGACGTCCTCTTCGATTCAGGAGATGAGCGTGACCTCCGACGAGGTCGCGAGTCACTCGGAAGGACTTCTGTCCGCGGTGGAGGAAACCTCGGCCACCATCGAGGAGATGACGGCTTCGATTCAGTCGATCGCCAACAAGGTCGATTTCGTCGATCGGGTCTCGCGCGAATCAGCCGAGGCCGCTCAACTGGGAGGCACCCGTTTGTCCGAGGTCATCGGTGGCATCGAGGCCTCGACCGGTGACATCGGCAAGATCGTCCGGATCATCGAGGAGATCGCGGATCAGACCAATCTACTGGCCTTGAACGCCGCCATCGAAGCTGCGCGCGCCGGCGACGCGGGCCGCGGCTTCGGGGTGGTTGCCGACGAGGTCAAGCGACTCGCCGAGAAGTCGGTCGACTCGACTCGCGACATCGCCCGCTTTGTAGAGAACGTGCAAAAGGACACCCAGGAGGCGGTCCAACTGATTCACAGCGTACTTGACGAGATCGTCGAATCGGTGACCAAGACTCGCGGTCTGGTCAGCGAAGTCTCGGTCGCGACCCAGGAGCAGCGCGGCGGCGCCGCCCAGATTCTCGAGACTTCGCGCAACATGCAAGACATCACCCGCCAGGTCGCCTATGCGGCAAAGGAGCAGGCCCAGGGAGCCCGCGACGTTCTGAGCGCGGTCGAGAACATGAACGAAATGACCCAGCAGGTCGCTCATTCCGGCTCCGAGCAGAAGCGCGGCGGCGACATGGTGGTCAAAGCCGTCGACCACATCGCGTCGATTGCTCGATCCAACGTCGTCACCAGCGAGCAGCTCTCTCTGGCCACCGTCAGCCTGGCCGATCAAGCGACTCGATTGCAGGAGATCGCCGGTGGGTTCGCGGTCTAG
- the yaaA gene encoding peroxide stress protein YaaA: MLTLLSPAKTMDFSTAPKRLPATKPQFGKDIAVLLERCKKLDAASLQKLMKLSEPLAELNYERFQAMRLPFTDKNSKLCLLAFQGDVYRKLDAASLSKRDLRWAQNHIRILSGLYGLLRPLDLIQPYRLEMGTRLDNSRGKNLYEFWGNRLVDELNAEQKGRAVVLNLASNEYFKAVPKKRLESRLVTAVFQEIRDGKPKTIAFSAKRARGLMARYVVDNRIDDPEGLKNFAEDGYGFRKDLSEDDRLVFTRG; the protein is encoded by the coding sequence ATGCTGACCCTGCTTTCACCCGCAAAAACCATGGACTTCTCCACAGCCCCCAAGCGGCTGCCGGCAACCAAACCACAGTTCGGCAAGGACATCGCGGTTCTGCTCGAGCGCTGCAAGAAGCTGGATGCCGCGTCTCTGCAGAAGCTCATGAAGCTCAGTGAACCCCTGGCGGAGCTCAACTACGAGCGCTTCCAGGCCATGAGACTGCCTTTCACCGACAAGAACTCGAAGCTATGTCTACTGGCGTTTCAAGGTGATGTCTACAGGAAGCTCGACGCCGCCAGCCTGTCGAAGAGAGATCTGCGCTGGGCGCAGAACCACATTCGGATCCTCTCCGGCCTCTATGGGCTGCTCAGGCCGCTCGATCTCATCCAACCGTACCGGCTCGAGATGGGCACGCGTCTCGACAACAGCCGCGGCAAGAACCTGTATGAATTCTGGGGCAACCGGTTGGTCGACGAGCTCAACGCCGAGCAGAAAGGCAGAGCCGTGGTGCTCAACCTGGCTTCGAACGAGTACTTCAAGGCGGTGCCGAAGAAGCGACTCGAGTCGCGCCTGGTGACGGCGGTTTTTCAGGAGATTCGAGACGGCAAGCCCAAGACCATCGCGTTTTCCGCCAAGCGCGCCCGCGGCCTCATGGCGCGCTACGTGGTCGACAACCGCATCGATGACCCGGAGGGCTTGAAGAACTTCGCCGAGGACGGCTACGGCTTTCGCAAAGACCTGTCGGAAGACGACCGGCTCGTATTCACCCGCGGTTAG
- a CDS encoding GAF domain-containing protein — MTEANTENPQLDSVVAELQVTLERAGKLLGVLQERVPQAQWIEPEASGQVDKLKANLIAAEQDMDELATRLVDTENQRGRLMNLYVATYQLHATLDVEEVTTTIAEISRELVGAEKFALLMRDDGHAKCEIALAQGLDTDDERFAGDYYLGGDPQVDRTLQDGVLRMDIEEGSDALAVVPLTVQGAIVGAVVVLKLFDHKSAFTPDDRDLLDLLAAHAASALLAARMYSATDRKLKTLENLVKLVR, encoded by the coding sequence GTGACCGAGGCGAACACGGAGAACCCCCAGCTCGACAGCGTCGTTGCCGAGCTTCAGGTAACTCTGGAGCGCGCCGGAAAACTCCTGGGCGTTCTCCAGGAACGCGTCCCGCAAGCCCAATGGATCGAACCGGAGGCTTCGGGCCAGGTCGACAAGCTCAAGGCCAACCTGATTGCCGCCGAGCAGGACATGGACGAGCTGGCCACCCGGCTCGTGGACACCGAGAACCAGCGCGGCCGGCTCATGAACCTCTACGTTGCGACCTACCAGCTGCACGCGACGCTGGACGTCGAAGAGGTGACGACGACCATCGCCGAAATTTCGCGCGAGCTAGTGGGGGCCGAGAAGTTTGCGCTTCTTATGCGCGACGACGGCCACGCCAAGTGCGAGATCGCGCTGGCCCAGGGGCTCGACACCGACGACGAGCGCTTCGCCGGAGATTACTATCTAGGTGGCGATCCTCAGGTCGATCGAACCCTGCAAGACGGCGTCTTGCGAATGGACATCGAAGAGGGATCGGACGCGCTGGCGGTGGTGCCGCTGACCGTGCAGGGAGCGATCGTCGGCGCGGTCGTCGTGCTCAAGCTCTTCGATCACAAGAGTGCCTTCACGCCCGACGATCGCGACCTCCTAGATCTTCTTGCCGCGCACGCGGCATCCGCCCTGCTTGCCGCGAGAATGTACTCGGCCACCGATCGCAAACTCAAGACTCTGGAGAACCTGGTCAAACTGGTTCGCTGA